The Brevibacterium atlanticum genome segment ACCTGGACTCGGGTCTGCTGCTCATGGACGTCTCCAACCGCGACATCCACCTCTCGGAGCCGCGCGGAACCATCGTCCCCTGCACGATGGACACGAACACCTCGTGCCTTTTGGCCGGTAAACGCGCCTTCAAGACCGACACCAACCTCTTGGCCATCGTCAACGACGGCAAGTCGGCGCTGGTGCTCGGCGATGACTCCACGGTCCGCTCGTATCCGAAGACCTCGGACACCGATGACCGATAGTCGGAATCGAGGTCAGGCCGGTGGTCCGAGGCTCGCTTCCGCGCCCGGGCCGGCCCAGGCTTTAACACATCTGATCGAGCCATTAGGATGGGGGCGACGTGTCTGAACGTCATGTCCCCTTGACCCATTAGTGCCGGAATCCCCACCGCGAAGGAAAGCAGTGCCAGTTTCACACCAGTTCAACCGCAGAATCGCCGCCTTCGGCGCTGCGCTTGCATTGGTGGCACTGCCCGTCTTCTCGACGTTCACCCCTGCATTCGCCCAGCCCTCACTTTCTCCGTCCGCTGAAGCCGGTTCGACCGATACTGCCGACGCCGAGGCGGCCGCTGGTGCGGATGGAACCGATTCTTCCAGCGGGGCAGGGTCTGCGGACGGCGGCGATTCCTCGACTGACTCGGCCGATGATCCGGGGCCGACAGCCGCCGACAGCGATCCCGATGCAGATTCGGAGTCTGCCGACGAATCGGACGACAATGGCGACGGTTCGGACGACAGTGAACCGGATCCTGACTACGACAAGGCGTGCGCAGCCCCCGAAGAAGGCGAACCGACACCAGGTGAAGACGGTCCCTGCAAACCCGCCGAAACGCTCAAGGCGAAGTGGGATTCGAGTAAGAAGCAGCTCTCTGTGACCGCGCCGAATGGCGATCCCGGCGACCTGCCAGAGAGCTGGAAGAACGTACCATTCGACGGCCCGAAGCAATCGATGGTGCGCATTCCCGCTCAGGACTCATCGGCCGAAGGCAACGCAGGCTCAGCCGGCAGCAACTCGGACACCGATGACAGCGGACAGTCCGTGGCCGAAGCGACCGCACAGGCTGACGTTCCCACGAAGTTCAAATTCGGCGACGACGGCGTGATCAGGGCCGCCGACTCTTCCGAGCCGATGGAGTTCGAGAACTTCGACTCCGATCCCCGTTGGAAGTTCACTGCCGACGGCAAGAACATCACCGCCGAGGGCAAGGAATACACCGATTCCGACGACGGAGCTTCGGGAGGCTCCAACTCCACGGCGAATCAGGATGGTGACAGGACCGCCGGAGTCGCCGCCTCGGACGACGGCTCACAAGACGACAATGGCGGATCGAACGCCTCGGCGAGCGGCGATGACGATGCTGCGGACTCCGGGAGCAGCGACACCAACGGCAGTTCCGGAGACGAGGACGGCTCGTCTTCGAACAGCTCTGCCTCTTCCGACAGCAATTCTTCGTCGAACAGCAGCTCTTCATCGGACAGCAACTCTGCGTCGAACTCCGGGTCGAAGGACCGGTCGAATTCGGCGTCCGACGATGACGCCGACGACAAGAACTCCGATTCGGACTCCGGGGCTCGGTCCGACGGCTCCCGCAACAGCGACTCGGATTCCTCGGGCTCGGGTTCGGACTCGTCGTCCAAGGACGACGACGGCAATGACTCCGACGACCCGGACGGTTCCCCTGTCGGCACAGCCGACGGCGACAACACCACCCCCGACCCGTCGAACGGCAACGGTTCGAAGGACGACGAACGGGAGACCATTCCCGGCACCGCAGGCGACGAATGGCTGCCCGGCGACGAGGACGACTCCGAACACCCCGACTATTCGGATCCGGTGCCGCAGAACCCCGACGCCCCCACACCGAAGGACGACACCGACCTCATCACCGGAGGCGACAAGCCCTCACCACGCGCGAACCAGCAGCCCTCCTCGTCATTCGGCGAATCCATCGTCTCCACGATCGTCAGCTCCTGGCCGGTCTTCGTCCTCGCCGCCTCCGGCATGGCCGCCGTCGGCTTCATCATCTACATCATGGGTCGCCGCGGTAAGCAGGACTGACGGCCCACGGTCAGGACCAGCCGCCTCGGTGACGGTGAAACGGATCGGGGAACTCAGCCCGGCCGATCTGGAGGTGAACGGAACAGACGGGGTGGACCGCTGCATCGCGAGCGTCCGGGGCACTATCCCATGAGGCCGAGGGCGAGATCGTGCGGTTCCGACTGCCGGAGAAGTAGAGATCGTAAGATTCCGCCGAACCGCACCCGATATCTGACACTCACATCCCCCAGCCGCTAAGCTGGAACGCGAAGCACTGTGGCACAAGGTCACAGTCGCAATCTGCATTCTCGACCGGGAGGACTCGACCCGATGACTGACAACGTCTACACCTCAGATGTGACCGTAGACCAGGCAACACCCTCGCAGCTCGCGGAGTCGATCCGTCTGCGTGAGGAGCGCATCGCGGACAACATCGACGAGCTCGTCGGCCGCATCCATCCCAAGGTGCTGGTGACGCGCGCGGTGAACAAGGCCAAGTCCGAGGTCGTCGAGGAGAACGGCTCCCCCAAGCCCGAGATCATCGCCCTCGGTGCCGGTGCCGTCCTCGGTGTGGCCGCCCTCATCGTCGGACTCTCCGGTCGTAAGCGTGGCTGATTCGCCACTTCCGATCCGGATGCTCCACGACCGGATCCTGCTCGAACCCGGCCCCGAGGCCGGTGAGCGCAAGTCCTCCGCAGGCATCGTCATCCCCGCCACCG includes the following:
- a CDS encoding DUF3618 domain-containing protein codes for the protein MTDNVYTSDVTVDQATPSQLAESIRLREERIADNIDELVGRIHPKVLVTRAVNKAKSEVVEENGSPKPEIIALGAGAVLGVAALIVGLSGRKRG